In Lepidochelys kempii isolate rLepKem1 chromosome 10, rLepKem1.hap2, whole genome shotgun sequence, a single window of DNA contains:
- the MAPDA gene encoding N6-Methyl-AMP deaminase isoform X1, whose translation MADGERQLRFYRELPKVELHAHLNGSISSVTMKKLVAQKPYLQIHNGMTMIDKGKKRTLEECFQMFNIIHQITNRTEDILLVTKDVIKEFAADGVKYLELRSTPREENGTGMTKRAYVEAVLEGIKQCKEEDLDIDVRFLIAIDRRGGPIVAKETVKLAEEFLLSTDGIVVGLDLSGDPTAGHGKDFFEPLFEAKKAGLKLALHLSEIPNKEEETKILLGLPPDRIGHGTFLSSTTSSEDLVQLVRQNHIPIELCMTSNFKSQTVPSCDKHHFGYWYNMGHPTVLCTDDKGVFATDLSQEYQLVAKTFNLTPSQIWDLSYESINYIFASDHVKLKLREQWHKLKPSLLSN comes from the exons ATGGCGGATGGCGAGCGGCAGCTGCGCTTTTACAGGGAGCTTCCTAAAGTG GAGCTCCACGCTCACTTGAATGGCTCCATCAGTTCTGTTACTATGAAGAAACTTGTGGCCCAGAAACCATATCTTCAAATCCATAATGGAATGACAATGATTGACAAGGGGAAGAAAAGGACTTTGGAAGA atgttttcagatgtttaataTCATTCATCAGATTACCAATAGGACCGAAGATATATTACTG GTAACTAAAGATGTTATTAAAGAATTTGCTGCTGATGGGGTCAAGTATCTGGAGTTAAGGAGCACACCTAGAGAAGAAAATGGCACTG gCATGACCAAAAGGGCATACGTGGAAGCTGTACTTGAAGGAATAAAACAGTGTAAAGAGGAGGATTTGGATATAGATGTCAG GTTTTTAATAGCAATAGATAGAAGAGGTGGACCTATCGTGGCCAAGGAAACTGTTAAACTTGCTGAAGAGTTCCTCCTTTCCACCGATGGGATTGTGGTAGGGCTTGACCTCAGTGGTGATCCCACC GCAGGACATGGCAAAGATTTTTTTGAACCCCTTTTCGAAGCAAAAAAGGCAGGACTGAAACTGGCATTGCATCTTTCAGAG ATCCCAAATAAAGAAGAGGAGACCAAAATTCTTCTTGGCTTGCCTCCAGACAGAATTGGACATGGTACATTTCTCAGCTCTACAACAAGTTCAGAGGACCTTGTGCAGCTTGTTAGACAGAATCACATACCTATCG AACTTTGCATGACGTCAAACTTCAAAAGTCAGACTGTACCTTCCTGTGACAAACACCATTTTGGATACTGGTACAACATGGGCCACCCTACTGTACTTTGT ACTGACGATAAAGGTGTCTTTGCAACAGATCTGTCTCAGGAGTACCAGCTGGTTGCTAAAACATTTAATCTGACGCCATCACAGATATGGGACCTCTCCTATGAATCAATCAACTATATCTTTGCTTCAGACCATGTAAAATTGAAGCTAAGGGAACAGTGGCATAAACTGAAACCAAGTCTACTAAGTAATTGA
- the MAPDA gene encoding N6-Methyl-AMP deaminase isoform X4 has product MADGERQLRFYRELPKVELHAHLNGSISSVTMKKLVAQKPYLQIHNGMTMIDKGKKRTLEECFQMFNIIHQITNRTEDILLVTKDVIKEFAADGVKYLELRSTPREENGTGMTKRAYVEAVLEGIKQCKEEDLDIDVRFLIAIDRRGGPIVAKETVKLAEEFLLSTDGIVVGLDLSGDPTAGHGKDFFEPLFEAKKAGLKLALHLSETELDMVHFSALQQVQRTLCSLLDRITYLSNFA; this is encoded by the exons ATGGCGGATGGCGAGCGGCAGCTGCGCTTTTACAGGGAGCTTCCTAAAGTG GAGCTCCACGCTCACTTGAATGGCTCCATCAGTTCTGTTACTATGAAGAAACTTGTGGCCCAGAAACCATATCTTCAAATCCATAATGGAATGACAATGATTGACAAGGGGAAGAAAAGGACTTTGGAAGA atgttttcagatgtttaataTCATTCATCAGATTACCAATAGGACCGAAGATATATTACTG GTAACTAAAGATGTTATTAAAGAATTTGCTGCTGATGGGGTCAAGTATCTGGAGTTAAGGAGCACACCTAGAGAAGAAAATGGCACTG gCATGACCAAAAGGGCATACGTGGAAGCTGTACTTGAAGGAATAAAACAGTGTAAAGAGGAGGATTTGGATATAGATGTCAG GTTTTTAATAGCAATAGATAGAAGAGGTGGACCTATCGTGGCCAAGGAAACTGTTAAACTTGCTGAAGAGTTCCTCCTTTCCACCGATGGGATTGTGGTAGGGCTTGACCTCAGTGGTGATCCCACC GCAGGACATGGCAAAGATTTTTTTGAACCCCTTTTCGAAGCAAAAAAGGCAGGACTGAAACTGGCATTGCATCTTTCAGAG ACAGAATTGGACATGGTACATTTCTCAGCTCTACAACAAGTTCAGAGGACCTTGTGCAGCTTGTTAGACAGAATCACATACCTATCG AACTTTGCATGA
- the MAPDA gene encoding N6-Methyl-AMP deaminase isoform X2, with translation MKKLVAQKPYLQIHNGMTMIDKGKKRTLEECFQMFNIIHQITNRTEDILLVTKDVIKEFAADGVKYLELRSTPREENGTGMTKRAYVEAVLEGIKQCKEEDLDIDVRFLIAIDRRGGPIVAKETVKLAEEFLLSTDGIVVGLDLSGDPTAGHGKDFFEPLFEAKKAGLKLALHLSEIPNKEEETKILLGLPPDRIGHGTFLSSTTSSEDLVQLVRQNHIPIELCMTSNFKSQTVPSCDKHHFGYWYNMGHPTVLCTDDKGVFATDLSQEYQLVAKTFNLTPSQIWDLSYESINYIFASDHVKLKLREQWHKLKPSLLSN, from the exons ATGAAGAAACTTGTGGCCCAGAAACCATATCTTCAAATCCATAATGGAATGACAATGATTGACAAGGGGAAGAAAAGGACTTTGGAAGA atgttttcagatgtttaataTCATTCATCAGATTACCAATAGGACCGAAGATATATTACTG GTAACTAAAGATGTTATTAAAGAATTTGCTGCTGATGGGGTCAAGTATCTGGAGTTAAGGAGCACACCTAGAGAAGAAAATGGCACTG gCATGACCAAAAGGGCATACGTGGAAGCTGTACTTGAAGGAATAAAACAGTGTAAAGAGGAGGATTTGGATATAGATGTCAG GTTTTTAATAGCAATAGATAGAAGAGGTGGACCTATCGTGGCCAAGGAAACTGTTAAACTTGCTGAAGAGTTCCTCCTTTCCACCGATGGGATTGTGGTAGGGCTTGACCTCAGTGGTGATCCCACC GCAGGACATGGCAAAGATTTTTTTGAACCCCTTTTCGAAGCAAAAAAGGCAGGACTGAAACTGGCATTGCATCTTTCAGAG ATCCCAAATAAAGAAGAGGAGACCAAAATTCTTCTTGGCTTGCCTCCAGACAGAATTGGACATGGTACATTTCTCAGCTCTACAACAAGTTCAGAGGACCTTGTGCAGCTTGTTAGACAGAATCACATACCTATCG AACTTTGCATGACGTCAAACTTCAAAAGTCAGACTGTACCTTCCTGTGACAAACACCATTTTGGATACTGGTACAACATGGGCCACCCTACTGTACTTTGT ACTGACGATAAAGGTGTCTTTGCAACAGATCTGTCTCAGGAGTACCAGCTGGTTGCTAAAACATTTAATCTGACGCCATCACAGATATGGGACCTCTCCTATGAATCAATCAACTATATCTTTGCTTCAGACCATGTAAAATTGAAGCTAAGGGAACAGTGGCATAAACTGAAACCAAGTCTACTAAGTAATTGA
- the MAPDA gene encoding N6-Methyl-AMP deaminase isoform X3, which yields MFNIIHQITNRTEDILLVTKDVIKEFAADGVKYLELRSTPREENGTGMTKRAYVEAVLEGIKQCKEEDLDIDVRFLIAIDRRGGPIVAKETVKLAEEFLLSTDGIVVGLDLSGDPTAGHGKDFFEPLFEAKKAGLKLALHLSEIPNKEEETKILLGLPPDRIGHGTFLSSTTSSEDLVQLVRQNHIPIELCMTSNFKSQTVPSCDKHHFGYWYNMGHPTVLCTDDKGVFATDLSQEYQLVAKTFNLTPSQIWDLSYESINYIFASDHVKLKLREQWHKLKPSLLSN from the exons atgtttaataTCATTCATCAGATTACCAATAGGACCGAAGATATATTACTG GTAACTAAAGATGTTATTAAAGAATTTGCTGCTGATGGGGTCAAGTATCTGGAGTTAAGGAGCACACCTAGAGAAGAAAATGGCACTG gCATGACCAAAAGGGCATACGTGGAAGCTGTACTTGAAGGAATAAAACAGTGTAAAGAGGAGGATTTGGATATAGATGTCAG GTTTTTAATAGCAATAGATAGAAGAGGTGGACCTATCGTGGCCAAGGAAACTGTTAAACTTGCTGAAGAGTTCCTCCTTTCCACCGATGGGATTGTGGTAGGGCTTGACCTCAGTGGTGATCCCACC GCAGGACATGGCAAAGATTTTTTTGAACCCCTTTTCGAAGCAAAAAAGGCAGGACTGAAACTGGCATTGCATCTTTCAGAG ATCCCAAATAAAGAAGAGGAGACCAAAATTCTTCTTGGCTTGCCTCCAGACAGAATTGGACATGGTACATTTCTCAGCTCTACAACAAGTTCAGAGGACCTTGTGCAGCTTGTTAGACAGAATCACATACCTATCG AACTTTGCATGACGTCAAACTTCAAAAGTCAGACTGTACCTTCCTGTGACAAACACCATTTTGGATACTGGTACAACATGGGCCACCCTACTGTACTTTGT ACTGACGATAAAGGTGTCTTTGCAACAGATCTGTCTCAGGAGTACCAGCTGGTTGCTAAAACATTTAATCTGACGCCATCACAGATATGGGACCTCTCCTATGAATCAATCAACTATATCTTTGCTTCAGACCATGTAAAATTGAAGCTAAGGGAACAGTGGCATAAACTGAAACCAAGTCTACTAAGTAATTGA